In Thiomonas arsenitoxydans, the genomic stretch GATCGAGTTTGGCGGTCTGCTCGAGCGCGGGGGCTGCAACTTTTCGCATGTGCGCGGCCCCAAGCTGCCGCCTTCGGCCACGCAGCACCGGCCCGAACTGGCGGGAGCGCCGTTTGAGGCGCTGGGCATTTCGCTGGTGTTCCACCCGACCAACCCCTATGTGCCGACGGTGCATATGAATGTGCGCATGCTCATGGCCGAACCCGAAGGCCAGGCGCCGGTGGCGTGGTTCGGCGGCGGTATGGATCTCACGCCTTATTACGGCTTCGAAGACGACGCCCGCCACTTTCACCGCACCTGCCAGGCGGCGCTTGCGCCGTTTGGCGATGACCACTATCCGCGCTTCAAGGCGTGGTGTGACGAATACTTCTTTCTCAAGCATCGCAACGAGCCGCGCGGCATCGGTGGTGTGTTTTTTGACGATTACAACGAGGGCGGCTTCGAGCAGAGTTTCGCCCTGATGCGCGCCGTGGGCGATGCCTTCCTGCCGGCCTATGTGCCCATCGTCGAGCGGCGTCGCGCCCTGCCCTACGGCGAACGCGAGCGCGACTTCCAGGCCTACCGCCGCGGGCGCTATGTCGAGTTCAATCTGGTGTGGGATCGCGGCACGCACTTCGGTCTGCAGTCGGGCGGGCGCACCGAATCCATCCTCATGTCGATGCCGCCTATTGTGAAGTGGCGCTATGACTGGCACCCCGAGGCGGGCTCGCCCGAGGCGCAGCTGTACGACACCTTTCTCAAGCCGCGGGATTGGGCCGCTGCATGAATGGCGTCGCCTCGGCAAAGCCCCGGCGCATCGGTTTGCTCGGCGGCAGTTTCGACCCGATTCACAACGCACACCTGCAGCTCGCGCAGAGCGCCTGCAGCGAGTTGGCGCTCGACGCTGTCTGGTTCATCCCCGCCGGGCAGCCTTGGCAGCGCGACCCGCTGGCGGCGAGCCCGCAACAGCGTTGGGACATGGTGAATCTCGCCATCGCCGGACGCACCGGCCTGCGCGCCTGCGACATCGAGCTCAAGCGTCAGGGGCCGAGCTACACCATCGACACCGTGCGCGAGTTGCGCGCCGCGCATCCAGACGCGGCGTTCACCTTCATTCTGGGCGCCGATCAGTTGCGCAACCTCCCGACCTGGAACGGCTGGGAAGATATCGTGGCCGAGGTCGATCTGGCCGCCGCGCGCCGACCGGGCTACGACGACAAGGCGCCGCCTCAACTCGTTGAAGCCCTGGCCGCCAGTGGGCATCTCCTGCACCGCCTGTCCATGCCCGAGATTGATCTCTCGGCCACGCGCATCCGCCGCCATCTCGCCCAAGGCGAATCGCTCGCCGGGCTGGCGCCTGCCGCTGTGGCACACTACATTGATCAACATCGCCTTTACACGCACTCATAACGCACTCATCAGCATGGACATCCGGAAACTGCAACGCACCATCGTCGACGCTCTGGAAGACGTCAAGGCCCAGGACATCGAGGTGTTCAACACCGAAGAACTCACCAGCCTGTTCGACCGGGTCATCGTCGCCAGCGGCACGTCCAACCGCCAGACGCGCGCGCTGGCCAGCAGTGTGCGCGACAGCGTGAAAGCCGCCGGATTCGCGGTGCGCAATCCCGAAGGCGAAGAAACCGGCGAGTGGGTGCTGGTGGACTGCGGCGGCGCGGTGGTGCACATCATGCAGCCCGCGATCCGTGCGTATTACAAGCTCGAAGAACTGTGGGGCGCCAAGCCGGTTCACCTCAAGCTCGGCGGCGCCAAACGGGTCGGCGCGAAAGTGGCCGCCAAGGGTCCGGACAGCCGCCCCGACAAGCCCGAAGACGACACCAAGGCGCCGGCTCGGAAAACCGCGGCCCGCAAGAGCGCGGCCAGCAAAACCGTCGTCCGCAAGC encodes the following:
- the hemF gene encoding oxygen-dependent coproporphyrinogen oxidase, with the translated sequence MQTAAMQTEQVRSYLLDLQARILEALQAADGQPFRRDTWTRPADSPLQGEGISSLIEFGGLLERGGCNFSHVRGPKLPPSATQHRPELAGAPFEALGISLVFHPTNPYVPTVHMNVRMLMAEPEGQAPVAWFGGGMDLTPYYGFEDDARHFHRTCQAALAPFGDDHYPRFKAWCDEYFFLKHRNEPRGIGGVFFDDYNEGGFEQSFALMRAVGDAFLPAYVPIVERRRALPYGERERDFQAYRRGRYVEFNLVWDRGTHFGLQSGGRTESILMSMPPIVKWRYDWHPEAGSPEAQLYDTFLKPRDWAAA
- the nadD gene encoding nicotinate-nucleotide adenylyltransferase, which encodes MNGVASAKPRRIGLLGGSFDPIHNAHLQLAQSACSELALDAVWFIPAGQPWQRDPLAASPQQRWDMVNLAIAGRTGLRACDIELKRQGPSYTIDTVRELRAAHPDAAFTFILGADQLRNLPTWNGWEDIVAEVDLAAARRPGYDDKAPPQLVEALAASGHLLHRLSMPEIDLSATRIRRHLAQGESLAGLAPAAVAHYIDQHRLYTHS
- the rsfS gene encoding ribosome silencing factor, yielding MDIRKLQRTIVDALEDVKAQDIEVFNTEELTSLFDRVIVASGTSNRQTRALASSVRDSVKAAGFAVRNPEGEETGEWVLVDCGGAVVHIMQPAIRAYYKLEELWGAKPVHLKLGGAKRVGAKVAAKGPDSRPDKPEDDTKAPARKTAARKSAASKTVVRKRPAAKKAAAKTAPARTSPYGETGTEKKRVTRVVGTAAGARSAPVAPARKRAQPAEAPVAAKRPAARKSTAAAGKRPAAKKAASPTQTKRVAAKKRAS